Sequence from the Marinitoga sp. 38H-ov genome:
GTGGTCATATACTTTTGCATCAAAGGGCTTAGATCCTTTAAAAGATTTCAATCCTGAAAAAGTAAGAAAATTTGAAAAGAAAGATGCATTAAAATATTATAATGAAGAAATTCATGTAGCAAGTTTTGCTCTTCCAAATTTTGTTAAAAAACTTATAGGATTAGAAAAATAATAAACCGGTGGGTAACCCGCCGGTTTATTTTTAAAAGGTGGTGTATATGTCTAAAGAGTATATTATTCCAATTTTTATACCTCATGCTGGATGTAAAAAAATTTGTGTGTTTTGCAATGAATATTCAGCTACTGGTTTTAAACTTAAACCTAATATAAATACGTTAAATGATACTTTTAATAAATATAAAAATTACTTCCCAAAAAATGTAAACCCTTATATTGCATTCTATGGTTCTACATTTACAGGTATGAATATTGATTTAATGAAATTTTATTTAGATTGGGCACAAGAAAAAATAAACTCCGGATTATCTTCTGGTATAAGATTTTCAACTTCACCAGAAGAAATATCTGAAGAAAAAATACAAATTTTAAAATATTATAGTATAAATTTTATTGAACTTGGTATTCAATCATTTTATAATGATGTGCTTATTGCTTCTAATAGGCCACACGATATTATTGATGTTTGGAATGCCATAACACTTCTAGAGAAATATAATATAGACTATGGAATACATTTAATGACTGGATTACCAAATAGCTCATACAATAAAGATATTAATTCTGCTTTAATTTCCACATTTATAAATGCTAAAACAGTTAGAATACATCCTACTGTTATATTAAAAAACTCGCACTTAGAATCAATGTATAAAAATTTTAAATTTATTCCTGAATCATTAGAGGAAGCAATAAATAAAGTTGCTAAAATGACAATAATAATCGAGTCGGTTAATAAAAAAGTTATTAGATTAGGTATATGTTTATACGGCAAAGAAAAGGAAAATGTTGTAGCCGGACCATACCATGACTCTTTTGGAGATTTAGTTAGAACAAAAATATCTGAGTATTTAATTATTAATTTCCCAAATCTAATAGTTCCAATAAATTTTAAATCTAATTTTATAGGATTCAAAAGGAAAAATATTAAATTATTGGAAAAATCCAATATAACATTTCATAATAAAAATTATTTTATATTAAACAATAATAAAATTGATTATATTTCATTATTAAATAAACTTTTAAATAGGGAATTCATTTGAATTCCTTATTTTTTTAAGTATTTTCTAAGAAAATAGTGTATAATATAATTAATAATTAATATGGAGGTGTAACATGTTATACTATATGCCTACAAAATTATATTATGGTAAAAACATTATTTTTGAACATAAAAACGAAATGATATTAGGCGAAAAAGCTATTATCGTTACCGGGAGAAATTCTGCAAAAATAACAGGCGCATTAGACGATGTTATATCAATATTAAAAGAGTTTAAAATTCCTTTTATTCACTATAATGAAATTGGAGAAAATCCTACATATGACATGGTTATAAAAGGAAGAAATATAGCTATAGAAAATGAATGCGATTTTGTTATAGCTATTGGCGGCGGGAGCCCAATGGATGCTGGTAAAGCTATCGCCGTATTAACCGCTAATCCTGAATTAAATCCTGATGATTTATTTGATATGAATAATTATGATGTTGCTTTACCTATAGTAACAATACCAACAACCTCTGGAACGGGTAGTGAAGTTACTGAATATTCTGTTTTAACTAAACCAGATGGAAAAAAAAGCGGTTTTAAAAGTAATT
This genomic interval carries:
- a CDS encoding radical SAM protein, which produces MSKEYIIPIFIPHAGCKKICVFCNEYSATGFKLKPNINTLNDTFNKYKNYFPKNVNPYIAFYGSTFTGMNIDLMKFYLDWAQEKINSGLSSGIRFSTSPEEISEEKIQILKYYSINFIELGIQSFYNDVLIASNRPHDIIDVWNAITLLEKYNIDYGIHLMTGLPNSSYNKDINSALISTFINAKTVRIHPTVILKNSHLESMYKNFKFIPESLEEAINKVAKMTIIIESVNKKVIRLGICLYGKEKENVVAGPYHDSFGDLVRTKISEYLIINFPNLIVPINFKSNFIGFKRKNIKLLEKSNITFHNKNYFILNNNKIDYISLLNKLLNREFI